A genomic stretch from Pararhizobium sp. IMCC21322 includes:
- the aspS gene encoding aspartate--tRNA ligase → MHRYRTHTCGALRLSDADQTVRLSGWVHRVRDHGGLLFIDLRDHYGLTQIVVDPDSSAFSMAESLRSEYCIRIDGAVKARDGDTINTNLDTGEIEVFCADMEILGSAEDLPVPVFGELDYPEDTRLRNRFLDLRRETLHKNIMTRTKIIADMRSRMTEEGFNEFQTPILTASSPEGARDFLVPSRLHDGTFYALPQAPQQFKQLLMISGFDRYFQIAPCFRDEDPRADRLPGEFYQLDLEMSFVTQEDVLTTMEPIIRGVFEAFAEGKPVTQEFSRIPYAESLRKYGSDKPDLRNPIEMEAVTEHFAGSGFKIFAGMIERDPKVEVWAIPAKTGGSRAFCDRMNSWAQGEGQPGLGYIFFRMEGEEIVGAGPLAKNIGPERTTALRNQLGLGDGDSVFFVAGVPSKFAPFAGAARTRVGSELGLIDEDRFALCWIVDFPMYEWDEENKKVDFSHNPFSMPIGGVEALENQDPLTINAYQYDMVCNGFEIASGAIRNHDIEVMTKAFAMAGYAEDVLEEQFGGLYRAFKFGAPPHGGMAAGVDRIVMLLVGAKNLREVTLFPMNQQAQDLLMGAPAPATASQLQDLHLRVIPSAKS, encoded by the coding sequence ATGCACCGTTATCGCACCCACACTTGTGGCGCTCTTCGTTTGTCTGACGCTGACCAGACTGTTCGGCTGTCTGGCTGGGTTCACCGTGTGCGGGACCATGGTGGCTTGCTGTTCATAGATTTGCGGGATCATTATGGATTGACCCAAATCGTTGTTGATCCGGATTCTTCCGCGTTTTCAATGGCTGAAAGTCTGCGCTCTGAATATTGCATTCGTATCGACGGCGCGGTGAAGGCACGTGATGGGGACACCATCAACACAAATCTTGATACTGGCGAGATTGAAGTGTTTTGCGCGGATATGGAAATCCTGGGTTCTGCTGAAGATCTGCCGGTACCTGTGTTTGGTGAACTGGATTATCCCGAAGACACGCGTCTGCGTAACAGGTTCCTCGATCTGCGCCGGGAGACACTGCATAAGAACATCATGACGCGAACGAAAATTATCGCCGATATGCGCTCGCGGATGACAGAAGAAGGCTTCAATGAATTTCAGACGCCTATTCTCACAGCTTCATCTCCTGAAGGAGCACGGGACTTTCTGGTGCCCTCGCGTCTGCATGACGGAACGTTTTATGCGCTTCCTCAGGCACCACAGCAATTCAAGCAATTGTTGATGATCTCCGGCTTTGACCGCTATTTTCAGATTGCGCCATGTTTCCGCGACGAAGACCCGCGTGCGGACCGTTTGCCCGGTGAGTTTTATCAGCTCGATCTGGAAATGAGTTTTGTGACACAGGAAGACGTGCTCACAACCATGGAACCGATTATCCGCGGCGTTTTCGAAGCTTTCGCGGAAGGAAAGCCTGTGACCCAGGAATTTTCCCGCATTCCATATGCTGAATCTCTGCGCAAATATGGCAGTGACAAGCCTGATCTGCGCAACCCGATTGAAATGGAAGCCGTTACCGAGCATTTTGCAGGGTCCGGCTTCAAGATTTTTGCCGGCATGATTGAGCGCGATCCGAAGGTTGAGGTCTGGGCTATTCCAGCGAAAACCGGCGGCAGCCGCGCGTTCTGCGATCGCATGAACAGCTGGGCGCAGGGTGAAGGCCAGCCCGGACTTGGCTATATCTTCTTCCGTATGGAAGGCGAAGAGATTGTTGGTGCCGGACCTTTGGCCAAGAATATTGGTCCTGAGCGCACGACAGCTTTGCGCAACCAGCTTGGCCTTGGTGATGGCGATTCTGTGTTCTTTGTGGCTGGTGTTCCATCAAAATTTGCGCCCTTCGCTGGCGCTGCTCGTACCCGCGTCGGTAGCGAACTTGGCCTGATCGATGAAGACCGGTTTGCACTTTGCTGGATTGTCGATTTCCCCATGTATGAGTGGGATGAAGAAAACAAGAAGGTCGATTTTTCTCACAATCCATTCTCAATGCCTATTGGTGGTGTCGAGGCTTTGGAAAATCAGGATCCGCTCACAATCAATGCCTATCAATATGACATGGTGTGCAACGGGTTTGAAATTGCCTCCGGTGCGATCCGGAACCATGATATTGAAGTCATGACAAAGGCATTTGCCATGGCCGGCTATGCGGAAGACGTGCTTGAGGAGCAGTTTGGCGGTCTCTATCGCGCCTTTAAATTTGGCGCACCTCCCCATGGCGGCATGGCGGCTGGTGTCGACCGTATTGTGATGCTGCTGGTAGGGGCTAAAAACCTGCGGGAAGTCACTTTGTTCCCGATGAACCAACAGGCACAGGACTTGTTGATGGGCGCTCCGGCCCCTGCGACTGCCAGCCAGTTACAGGATTTGCATCTGCGGGTTATCCCGTCTGCAAAGTCCTGA
- the argC gene encoding N-acetyl-gamma-glutamyl-phosphate reductase, producing the protein MSDRKIRVGVLGASGYTGADLVRLAVRHPNVDVTVLTANSHAGKPIEEVFPHLRGLNLPALVTVEEANWAKVDAVFCGLPHGTTQQITNTVLKTHPHVKFIDMSADFRLRDADTYQQWYGIKHQAPELQSEAVYGLTEHYRDDIAKARLVACPGCYPTAVLTAMLPLAGAGLIDANEIIIDAKSGVSGAGRGLKQNTLFCEAGEGMSPYAVGTHRHAPEIEQEVSKVFGSDVIVNFTPHLIPMSRGELCTHYVRCAEGKTADDLREALAAFYANQSFVHVLKQGEMPATQHVRGSNNVLIAVFPDRIQGRAIVISALDNLIKGSAGQALQNFNLMFGLPEATGLEQVALFP; encoded by the coding sequence ATGTCGGACAGAAAAATCAGAGTGGGTGTGTTGGGTGCCTCCGGTTATACCGGTGCGGATTTGGTGCGCCTTGCTGTCCGACATCCCAATGTTGATGTAACCGTCCTGACAGCGAACTCTCATGCGGGAAAGCCAATTGAAGAGGTGTTTCCGCATTTGCGTGGGCTTAATCTGCCTGCATTGGTGACTGTTGAAGAGGCAAATTGGGCAAAGGTTGACGCGGTGTTTTGCGGGCTGCCACATGGCACGACCCAGCAGATCACCAATACGGTCTTGAAGACGCATCCGCATGTGAAATTCATTGATATGTCTGCCGATTTCCGGTTGCGCGATGCGGACACGTATCAGCAATGGTATGGCATCAAGCACCAGGCGCCTGAATTGCAGAGTGAAGCTGTTTACGGCCTGACAGAACATTATCGGGATGATATTGCCAAAGCCCGTCTTGTGGCGTGCCCCGGTTGTTATCCAACTGCTGTTTTGACGGCCATGTTACCTTTGGCCGGTGCAGGCCTGATTGATGCCAATGAGATCATCATTGATGCAAAATCCGGTGTCTCCGGTGCCGGGCGTGGTTTGAAGCAAAACACATTGTTCTGCGAAGCAGGTGAGGGGATGTCACCCTACGCTGTTGGTACGCATCGGCATGCGCCGGAAATTGAGCAAGAGGTCAGCAAGGTTTTTGGCTCTGATGTCATCGTCAATTTCACACCACATCTCATCCCCATGTCGCGGGGCGAGCTGTGTACGCATTATGTGCGGTGCGCCGAGGGCAAGACGGCTGATGATTTACGCGAGGCGCTGGCCGCGTTCTACGCCAATCAGAGTTTTGTGCATGTGCTGAAACAGGGTGAAATGCCTGCAACGCAGCATGTGCGCGGCTCGAACAATGTTCTGATTGCTGTGTTTCCTGACCGGATACAAGGCCGTGCCATCGTCATTTCGGCGCTGGATAATCTGATTAAAGGCTCTGCGGGCCAGGCGCTGCAGAACTTCAATTTGATGTTTGGCCTGCCGGAAGCAACAGGGCTGGAGCAGGTTGCCCTTTTCCCATAG
- a CDS encoding pirin family protein yields the protein MLTATNKPITIRRAANRGIADHGWLKSAHSFSFAGYNDPDNVHYESLRVINDDRVAADGGFPTHPHKNFEIFSYVLEGALEHKDTLGNGSVVHAGGVQYMSTGSGVSHSEFNPSADDAVHFLQVWLIPDTQNVTPRYEALDAADLDKRGKLALILSPDGADGSIRVQQDALVYAANLDGDEQIEYAAQTGRKLWLQMAAGSLTLNGEVLHEGDGAALDGGSISLEAGQNANFLLFDLAPLQP from the coding sequence ATGCTGACAGCAACCAACAAACCAATCACCATTCGCCGCGCCGCCAACAGAGGCATCGCCGATCACGGCTGGCTTAAAAGCGCGCACAGTTTTTCGTTTGCAGGCTACAATGATCCCGACAATGTCCATTATGAGTCACTGCGCGTCATCAATGATGATCGTGTAGCGGCCGATGGTGGCTTTCCAACTCATCCCCATAAGAACTTTGAAATCTTTTCTTATGTTCTGGAAGGCGCTCTGGAGCACAAGGACACGCTCGGCAATGGCTCAGTGGTGCATGCCGGTGGCGTACAATATATGAGCACCGGAAGTGGTGTGTCGCACAGCGAGTTCAATCCATCAGCAGATGATGCGGTTCATTTCCTGCAGGTTTGGCTGATACCGGACACGCAAAATGTCACACCGCGCTACGAGGCATTGGATGCTGCGGATTTGGACAAGCGTGGCAAACTCGCGCTCATTCTGTCACCAGATGGTGCTGATGGCTCAATCCGCGTGCAGCAGGATGCGCTGGTCTATGCTGCCAATCTGGATGGCGATGAGCAGATTGAATATGCTGCACAAACGGGACGCAAATTGTGGCTGCAAATGGCTGCGGGGTCGCTGACCCTGAATGGCGAAGTGTTGCACGAAGGCGATGGAGCCGCCCTTGATGGCGGTTCGATTAGTCTGGAAGCGGGCCAAAATGCAAACTTCCTGCTGTTCGATCTGGCCCCGCTGCAGCCATAA
- the rpsI gene encoding 30S ribosomal protein S9 — protein MAEELQTLEDLGNVMDAESEAVEAAPVHVQKLDEHGRAYATGKRKDAVARVWLSPGAGRITVNGKPFDGYFARAVLQLVVRQPLVAADRDTQYDINATVAGGGLSGQAGAVRHGISKALTYFEPALRGNLKQGGFLTRDSRVVERKKYGKAKARKSFQFSKR, from the coding sequence ATGGCTGAAGAATTGCAAACTCTTGAAGATCTGGGCAATGTTATGGACGCGGAGAGCGAAGCTGTTGAAGCCGCTCCTGTACATGTGCAGAAACTCGATGAACATGGCCGTGCTTACGCCACCGGTAAACGGAAGGATGCGGTTGCTCGTGTCTGGCTCAGCCCTGGTGCCGGTCGCATCACTGTGAATGGCAAGCCTTTTGACGGCTATTTTGCCCGCGCTGTGCTGCAACTTGTTGTGCGTCAGCCGCTTGTCGCTGCTGATCGTGACACACAGTATGATATTAACGCGACAGTTGCTGGTGGTGGTCTGTCCGGTCAGGCTGGTGCCGTACGTCACGGTATTTCCAAGGCTCTGACCTATTTCGAGCCTGCCTTGCGCGGTAATCTGAAACAGGGCGGCTTCCTGACCCGCGATAGTCGTGTGGTTGAGCGTAAGAAATACGGTAAGGCGAAAGCCCGTAAGTCTTTCCAGTTCTCCAAACGTTAA
- the rplM gene encoding 50S ribosomal protein L13, with protein MKTYSAKASEIEKNWILIDAEDLVVGRLAAIVATRLRGKHKVTYTPHMDCGDHVIVVNAAKVALTGKKYEDKVYYWHTGYPGGIKQRTARELIESRFPERVVMKAVQRMLPRGPLGRQQLRNLKVYGGSEHPHEAQQPATLDVAAMNSKNKKAS; from the coding sequence ATGAAAACATATTCTGCAAAAGCCAGCGAGATCGAAAAGAATTGGATTTTGATCGACGCTGAAGACCTTGTTGTTGGTCGCCTTGCTGCAATTGTAGCAACGCGTCTGCGCGGCAAACATAAAGTCACTTACACTCCGCATATGGATTGTGGTGACCATGTTATTGTCGTGAATGCTGCCAAAGTGGCACTGACCGGCAAGAAGTACGAAGACAAAGTTTATTACTGGCACACAGGTTATCCCGGCGGTATCAAACAGCGCACAGCACGTGAGCTGATCGAAAGCCGTTTTCCTGAACGTGTCGTCATGAAAGCTGTTCAGCGCATGTTGCCACGCGGCCCACTTGGCCGTCAGCAATTGCGCAATTTGAAAGTTTATGGCGGATCTGAGCATCCCCATGAAGCACAGCAGCCTGCGACACTGGATGTTGCGGCAATGAACTCCAAGAACAAGAAGGCCTCCTGA
- a CDS encoding CRISPR-associated protein Cas2, producing MTTYVFTYDLIKQKDYPKLWDELKRLEAHRALNSFWLIDVDSTAKELGEHLRGFVDDDDRTWVSELTNKRSYLAKNGTNDWLSSNPSDR from the coding sequence ATGACGACATACGTATTCACATATGACCTCATAAAACAAAAAGACTACCCTAAGCTTTGGGATGAATTGAAACGCCTTGAAGCACATAGAGCGCTGAACTCTTTTTGGCTGATCGACGTCGACAGTACCGCGAAAGAGCTTGGCGAGCACTTGAGGGGGTTTGTAGACGATGATGATAGGACTTGGGTTTCAGAGTTAACAAATAAACGCTCATATCTTGCGAAAAATGGTACCAATGACTGGCTTAGCAGCAATCCATCCGATCGCTAG
- a CDS encoding DUF3800 domain-containing protein — protein sequence MTNTFLYADEAGCFTFKKKSGASTYFILCSIVTEDTDQFAPILNIRRNLQINGDPGRTKLHATSDAQIIRDEVFDLLKRCTFQADFTILEKSKAQPQTRDSDATFYRYAWYYHFKHVGPKRCAKSDKTLITAASLGTKKTKASFKSAVNNAVQQSLPRNKWEVAFPQSSEEPLLWVADYAAWAVQRKWERGDDRSYLLIKDKIATEYELWKNGTTAYY from the coding sequence TTGACAAATACCTTTCTATACGCCGACGAAGCTGGCTGTTTTACCTTCAAAAAGAAATCAGGGGCAAGCACCTATTTCATCCTTTGTTCAATCGTGACAGAAGATACCGACCAGTTCGCTCCCATACTGAATATTCGGCGCAATTTGCAAATTAATGGAGACCCAGGCAGAACAAAACTTCACGCTACGTCTGACGCGCAAATAATCAGGGATGAAGTCTTCGACCTGCTCAAACGCTGCACCTTCCAAGCCGATTTCACCATCTTAGAAAAATCCAAGGCGCAACCTCAAACTAGAGATTCTGACGCCACCTTTTATCGATATGCTTGGTACTACCACTTCAAGCACGTCGGTCCAAAAAGGTGCGCTAAATCCGACAAAACCCTGATAACAGCAGCGTCACTTGGCACCAAAAAAACCAAAGCATCCTTTAAGTCCGCCGTTAACAATGCCGTACAGCAGTCCCTTCCAAGAAACAAATGGGAAGTTGCCTTTCCTCAGTCATCTGAAGAACCCCTGTTATGGGTCGCCGACTATGCTGCATGGGCCGTTCAAAGAAAATGGGAACGCGGCGATGATCGTTCTTATTTACTGATAAAAGACAAGATCGCCACCGAGTATGAACTCTGGAAAAATGGCACAACCGCTTATTATTAA
- a CDS encoding IS1595 family transposase produces the protein MSVLAKAHFYDEKAAFEHVESILWPDGPVCPHCGCVERIYKLEGVRTKPSKKNPDGIERFGLKKCGDCRKQFTVRKGTIFEESAIPLHKWLQAIHLMCSSKKGIFSNQLHRTLEITLKSAWFLSHRIREAMRNDDFTPLGGAGGIVEIDETFTGKRDAHRGAKLDKRGGVWWKVPVLTLIDRKGTARSFVIDRATKANVLPILRENLDKEARVITDDSSIYRELDREYMHAFVVHSRGEYGRGEITTNTVEGFFSIFKRGMKGVYQHCSEKHLHRYMAEYDFRYSNREKLGCDDKERAKRALLSIVGRRLTYEGPAYQS, from the coding sequence ATGTCCGTTCTCGCAAAAGCACATTTCTACGATGAAAAAGCCGCATTTGAACATGTGGAAAGCATTCTATGGCCTGATGGCCCTGTATGCCCTCACTGTGGATGTGTAGAGCGGATCTACAAGCTTGAAGGCGTTCGCACAAAGCCAAGCAAGAAAAACCCAGACGGCATTGAGCGCTTCGGCCTGAAAAAGTGTGGCGACTGTCGCAAGCAGTTCACCGTCCGCAAGGGCACGATCTTTGAAGAAAGCGCGATTCCGCTTCACAAGTGGTTGCAGGCCATTCACCTGATGTGCAGCAGCAAGAAAGGCATATTTTCTAACCAGCTTCACCGCACACTGGAAATCACGCTTAAATCCGCTTGGTTCCTGTCCCATCGTATTCGTGAGGCCATGCGCAACGATGATTTCACTCCCTTGGGCGGTGCTGGTGGCATTGTTGAAATTGACGAAACTTTCACTGGTAAACGTGACGCCCACCGTGGAGCAAAACTCGACAAGCGTGGCGGCGTCTGGTGGAAGGTTCCTGTTTTGACACTGATAGACCGCAAGGGCACTGCGCGCAGTTTTGTTATTGATAGAGCGACGAAGGCAAACGTGCTTCCGATCCTGCGCGAAAATCTTGATAAGGAAGCCCGTGTCATAACGGACGATAGCAGCATTTACCGCGAGCTGGACCGCGAATATATGCACGCCTTTGTGGTCCATTCCAGAGGCGAATACGGTCGCGGCGAGATCACGACAAACACGGTTGAGGGCTTTTTCAGCATCTTTAAACGTGGCATGAAAGGCGTATATCAGCATTGCAGCGAGAAGCATTTGCATCGCTACATGGCTGAGTATGACTTCCGTTATTCCAACCGTGAAAAGTTGGGTTGTGATGATAAAGAGCGCGCAAAGCGGGCATTGTTGTCTATTGTTGGCAGGCGGCTGACCTATGAAGGGCCTGCGTACCAGAGCTGA
- a CDS encoding L-serine ammonia-lyase, which yields MFLSVFDLFKIGVGPSSSHTMGPMVAARRFLTEIRDGDWPRPANAQVSHISVSLHGSLSFTGKGHASDRAILLGLAGFEPKTLDPEQAKAALSDIESTKKVSPQGFGTFSFDPESDLVFDYGPALPQHANGMIFNGFDANGLQLLKRTYFSVGGGFVMSEAELEADAREKDGNTSADDVEPVPYPFRSANEMLSMGVASGLSIADMKRENEVAHTSPQVLDRGLIEVWTAMSDCMDRGLAGEGQLPGGLKVKRRAREIHDQLIAETGSNSFHPHKVMDWLGVYAMAVNEENAAGGKVVTAPTNGAAGVVPAVIRYYLDHCIGATEEGVKTFLLVAGAIGGIIKYNASISGAEVGCQGEVGSASAMAAAGLCAVLGGSNKQVENAAEIALEHHLGMTCDPVAGLVQVPCIERNALGAVKAVTAASLALRGSGDHFVPLDTCIETMRQTGRDMMDEYKETSKGGLAVNLVAC from the coding sequence ATGTTTTTGAGCGTTTTTGATCTGTTTAAAATTGGCGTCGGGCCATCCTCATCTCATACGATGGGGCCAATGGTTGCGGCACGTCGGTTTTTGACCGAAATCCGGGACGGTGATTGGCCACGACCGGCCAATGCCCAGGTCAGCCATATCAGCGTAAGCTTGCATGGATCTCTCAGTTTTACGGGTAAGGGACACGCCAGTGACCGCGCTATTTTATTAGGGCTGGCAGGCTTTGAGCCAAAGACACTGGATCCTGAGCAGGCGAAAGCTGCGCTTTCGGATATTGAGTCCACAAAAAAGGTGTCACCACAAGGGTTTGGCACCTTTTCTTTTGATCCAGAATCCGATTTGGTTTTTGATTATGGGCCCGCGCTGCCGCAGCATGCCAATGGCATGATTTTCAACGGTTTTGACGCCAATGGGCTGCAATTACTGAAGCGCACCTATTTTTCGGTCGGCGGCGGGTTCGTTATGAGCGAAGCGGAATTGGAAGCAGATGCGCGCGAAAAGGATGGCAACACATCAGCAGATGATGTTGAGCCGGTGCCATACCCATTTCGTTCGGCCAATGAAATGCTTTCCATGGGCGTGGCAAGCGGTTTGTCGATTGCGGACATGAAGCGCGAAAACGAGGTCGCACACACCAGTCCGCAGGTTCTGGATCGCGGGCTTATCGAGGTCTGGACGGCCATGTCGGACTGTATGGATCGTGGGCTTGCGGGAGAGGGGCAATTGCCTGGTGGCCTGAAGGTCAAGCGCAGAGCGCGGGAAATTCATGACCAGCTGATAGCCGAAACCGGCAGCAATTCCTTTCATCCCCACAAGGTTATGGATTGGCTAGGCGTTTACGCCATGGCCGTGAATGAGGAAAATGCTGCTGGTGGTAAAGTTGTGACTGCGCCAACCAATGGCGCTGCCGGCGTTGTTCCAGCCGTCATTCGCTATTATCTGGACCATTGCATCGGAGCCACGGAAGAAGGGGTCAAGACCTTCTTGCTGGTTGCCGGGGCCATTGGCGGCATCATCAAATATAACGCGTCAATCTCTGGAGCGGAAGTGGGATGCCAGGGCGAAGTCGGGTCCGCATCGGCCATGGCAGCCGCTGGACTTTGTGCGGTTTTGGGCGGCAGCAACAAGCAGGTGGAAAATGCCGCCGAGATCGCTCTGGAACATCATTTGGGTATGACTTGCGATCCTGTTGCTGGCCTTGTTCAGGTGCCGTGCATTGAACGCAATGCCCTTGGTGCTGTGAAAGCCGTGACTGCAGCCAGTCTTGCACTGCGGGGCAGTGGTGACCATTTTGTACCGCTGGATACATGCATAGAAACCATGCGCCAGACCGGGCGCGATATGATGGATGAATATAAGGAAACATCAAAAGGCGGGCTGGCAGTCAATCTGGTCGCTTGTTGA
- a CDS encoding DNA polymerase III subunit chi, translating to MAEVLFYHLQAQPLEEVLPGLLERSLARNWRVVIESGAPEQLEELDTLLWTYREESFLPHGLDGNEFAGEQPILLTGGDTNPNGAHIRFLIHDAALPEDLNYERLVLLFDGLDELSVQSARQHWKALKDTEHELTYWQQNEAGRWQKKA from the coding sequence GTGGCGGAGGTTCTGTTCTATCATTTGCAGGCCCAGCCATTGGAGGAGGTTCTGCCCGGGTTGCTGGAGCGCTCTTTGGCGCGCAACTGGCGGGTTGTCATTGAAAGCGGTGCTCCCGAGCAGCTTGAAGAGCTTGACACTTTGCTTTGGACATATCGGGAAGAGAGTTTTCTGCCACATGGCCTTGACGGGAACGAGTTTGCGGGCGAACAGCCGATCCTTCTCACGGGTGGTGATACCAATCCGAATGGAGCGCATATCCGGTTTCTGATTCATGATGCTGCTTTGCCGGAAGACCTGAATTATGAGCGGCTGGTTTTGTTGTTCGACGGGTTGGATGAATTATCAGTCCAAAGCGCTAGACAGCACTGGAAGGCGCTCAAGGACACCGAGCATGAGTTGACTTACTGGCAGCAGAATGAAGCTGGCCGCTGGCAGAAAAAGGCTTAA
- a CDS encoding leucyl aminopeptidase: MSHLSDVTFHKKITGSPKIVVTVCSDDLTLPEALVDGRADLQAFFEKAAAAAKFDGTVGKTINIVTPGGTEFDRLIVLGSSSKDDKEALNWRNLGGQIMGHLSDDSASIVLGDLAAADMSLCAQGLYLRSYKFDKYKTKKDDSKSNAKPQKIGLVGDAALAAKKLWNDDRAVAEGTLFARNLVNEPANILTTTEFADRLKELKDLGVDVQVLDEKALAKIGMHALLGVGQGSAMPSKVVVMRWNGGKAKEQPLAFVGKGVVFDTGGISIKPAGGMEDMKGDMGGAAAVSGLMKALAGRKAKANVVGIVGLVENMPDGLAQRPGDIVTSLSGQTIEIINTDAEGRLVLGDLLWYTEDKFKPKFMINLATLTGAIIVALGHHHAGMFSNSDDLSEKLSKAGEASEELVWRMPLGKPYDKLINSRFADMKNTGGRWAGSVTAAQFLQRFVRDVDWAHLDIAGTAMGSPSTDISRSWGSGFGVALLNQLVLDQYES, translated from the coding sequence ATGTCCCACCTGTCAGACGTCACTTTTCACAAGAAAATAACCGGTTCGCCGAAAATTGTAGTGACGGTGTGTTCTGATGACCTCACATTACCAGAAGCGCTGGTCGATGGTCGGGCGGACCTGCAGGCTTTTTTTGAAAAGGCGGCTGCCGCTGCCAAGTTTGATGGCACTGTTGGCAAGACCATAAACATCGTCACGCCAGGCGGGACGGAGTTTGACCGTCTTATTGTTTTGGGCAGTAGCTCCAAAGACGACAAAGAAGCGTTGAATTGGCGCAATCTCGGTGGGCAGATCATGGGGCATTTGTCTGATGACAGTGCTTCCATCGTTCTGGGTGACCTTGCGGCGGCAGACATGTCCCTATGTGCTCAGGGGCTTTATCTGCGGAGCTATAAGTTCGACAAGTACAAAACCAAAAAAGACGACAGCAAAAGCAATGCGAAACCTCAGAAAATCGGCCTTGTTGGCGATGCTGCCCTGGCTGCGAAGAAGCTTTGGAACGATGACCGTGCGGTTGCCGAAGGCACGCTGTTCGCCCGCAATCTGGTAAATGAGCCTGCCAATATTTTGACCACGACCGAATTTGCTGACCGCTTGAAAGAACTCAAGGACCTTGGCGTTGATGTCCAGGTTCTGGATGAGAAGGCATTGGCCAAAATCGGCATGCATGCGCTTTTGGGCGTCGGGCAGGGCTCTGCCATGCCGTCAAAGGTTGTTGTTATGCGATGGAATGGCGGCAAGGCGAAGGAACAACCCTTGGCGTTCGTCGGAAAAGGCGTGGTGTTTGATACCGGTGGCATTTCCATCAAACCGGCTGGCGGCATGGAAGACATGAAGGGTGATATGGGCGGAGCTGCTGCAGTCTCAGGCCTGATGAAAGCACTGGCAGGACGGAAAGCGAAAGCGAATGTTGTCGGCATTGTCGGGCTTGTGGAAAACATGCCGGATGGTTTGGCGCAACGTCCCGGTGACATTGTGACATCGCTTTCCGGACAGACCATCGAAATCATCAATACAGATGCTGAAGGGCGGCTCGTTCTGGGCGACCTGCTGTGGTACACGGAAGATAAATTCAAACCCAAATTCATGATCAATCTGGCAACCCTGACCGGCGCTATTATTGTGGCGCTGGGTCATCACCATGCAGGGATGTTCTCCAACTCTGATGACTTGTCTGAGAAGCTTTCGAAAGCCGGAGAAGCTTCGGAAGAGTTGGTTTGGCGCATGCCGCTGGGCAAACCCTATGACAAGCTGATCAACAGCAGGTTTGCGGATATGAAGAACACCGGTGGCCGCTGGGCTGGATCGGTCACGGCGGCGCAGTTCCTGCAACGCTTTGTGCGAGATGTTGACTGGGCGCATCTGGATATTGCCGGCACGGCAATGGGGTCTCCAAGCACAGATATCAGCCGTTCATGGGGTTCGGGGTTTGGTGTGGCTTTGCTCAACCAGCTTGTGTTGGATCAGTATGAGAGCTGA